One segment of Anopheles stephensi strain Indian chromosome 3, UCI_ANSTEP_V1.0, whole genome shotgun sequence DNA contains the following:
- the LOC118510098 gene encoding 17-beta-hydroxysteroid dehydrogenase 13-like isoform X2: MATEEVPYFTNAETGYVPAKLAHRTSSFQPLSLFRFVLNHVIPDTVRFLVQLIPLILSGLVGLVVPSKRKSIHGHTALVTGGANGLGRALCLRLAQEGCHVAVVDIDLAGAQRTVEDVRLLGVKSEAFLADIANYEAVDRLRLEVESKLGPVDVLVNNAGLLAVLSLSEGKATDLERIINVNLLSHFWTIRAFMPGMITRHRGHIVGIASIAAYFPVGRFIPYTVTKYAVRALMESLNSELRMDGLEHTVHTTCVYPALIATRQQFMDMLDKLNFLKRFYVFTPEQVANQVVRGVLINKREVFVPNIMALLSKQFECLPASLRHLLVSCVMRGKIPKLTVRNEGPRRP; encoded by the exons ATGGCTACCGAAGAAGTACCTTACTTTACGAACGCAGAAACTGGATACGTTCCGGCAAAGTTGGCCCACCGTACCTCCAGCTTTCAACCACTGAGCTTGTTCCGCTTTGTGCTAAATCATGTCATTCCCGATACGGTGCGATTTTTGGTGCAGTTGATCCCACTGATTCTAAGCGGATTGGTGGGGCTTGTGGTTCCAAGCAAGAGGAAATCTATCCACGGCCACACAGCCCTAGTTACCGGCGGTGCTAACGGTTTGGGCCGGGCGCTGTGTCTTCGGTTAGCCCAGGAAGGTTGCCATGTAGCCGTGGTCGATATTGATCTGGCCGGCGCGCAACGGACCGTAGAAGACGTGCGCCTGCTCGGCGTTAAGTCGGAAGCTTTTTTGGCCGATATTGCGAACTATGAAGCGGTGGACCGGTTACGGCTGGAGGTGGAATCGAAGCTTGGTCCTGTTGATGTGCTGGTCAACAATGCCGGCCTACTGGCAGTACTTTCACTCAGCGAGGGTAAAGCCACCGATCTGGAGCGCATCATAAATGTGAatctactgtcacacttctgg ACGATACGCGCCTTCATGCCTGGCATGATCACCAGACACCGTGGTCATATCGTCGGAATCGCTTCAATCGCAG CTTACTTCCCGGTGGGACGCTTCATACCGTACACGGTGACCAAGTACGCGGTGCGTGCGCTGATGGAATCGCTCAACAGTGAGCTACGGATGGATGGGCTCGAGCACACGGTACACACGACCTGCGTCTATCCGGCCCTGATTGCGACACGCCAACAGTTTATGGATATGCTCGACAAGCTTAA CTTCCTGAAACGATTCTACGTGTTCACCCCCGAACAGGTAGCGAATCAAGTCGTCCGGGGAGTCCTTATCAACAAGCGCGAAGTGTTTGTCCCAAACATTATGGCGCTGCTAAGCAAACAGTTCGA ATGTTTACCGGCCAGCCTTAGGCACTTGCTGGTGTCCTGTGTTATGCGTGGCAAAATACCGAAGCTAACGGTACGAAACGAAGGCCCGCGGCGCCCTTGA
- the LOC118510098 gene encoding uncharacterized oxidoreductase YoxD-like isoform X3 has product MATEEVPYFTNAETGYVPAKLAHRTSSFQPLSLFRFVLNHVIPDTVRFLVQLIPLILSGLVGLVVPSKRKSIHGHTALVTGGANGLGRALCLRLAQEGCHVAVVDIDLAGAQRTVEDVRLLGVKSEAFLADIANYEAVDRLRLEVESKLGPVDVLVNNAGLLAVLSLSEGKATDLERIINVNLLSHFWTIRTFVDGMKQRRRGYILAVSSILGYIPMPRAVSYVATKFAVRGMMQALERELAMDGFGETICATTLFPTFIATRKELMDLLSDLSLDEKLAILTPESVANTAVEGMLRGYRSIYAAPFFIRLFMYLSELLPSALSALLIETIMGDVPSLMDRTKRSK; this is encoded by the exons ATGGCTACCGAAGAAGTACCTTACTTTACGAACGCAGAAACTGGATACGTTCCGGCAAAGTTGGCCCACCGTACCTCCAGCTTTCAACCACTGAGCTTGTTCCGCTTTGTGCTAAATCATGTCATTCCCGATACGGTGCGATTTTTGGTGCAGTTGATCCCACTGATTCTAAGCGGATTGGTGGGGCTTGTGGTTCCAAGCAAGAGGAAATCTATCCACGGCCACACAGCCCTAGTTACCGGCGGTGCTAACGGTTTGGGCCGGGCGCTGTGTCTTCGGTTAGCCCAGGAAGGTTGCCATGTAGCCGTGGTCGATATTGATCTGGCCGGCGCGCAACGGACCGTAGAAGACGTGCGCCTGCTCGGCGTTAAGTCGGAAGCTTTTTTGGCCGATATTGCGAACTATGAAGCGGTGGACCGGTTACGGCTGGAGGTGGAATCGAAGCTTGGTCCTGTTGATGTGCTGGTCAACAATGCCGGCCTACTGGCAGTACTTTCACTCAGCGAGGGTAAAGCCACCGATCTGGAGCGCATCATAAATGTGAatctactgtcacacttctgg ACCATCCGTACGTTCGTCGATGGCATGAAGCAGCGCCGAAGAGGATACATTCTTGCCGTTAGTTCGATACTCG GATATATCCCGATGCCTCGAGCCGTCTCCTACGTGGCTACGAAGTTTGCAGTCCGTGGGATGATGCAGGCACTAGAGCGCGAGCTTGCGATGGATGGGTTTGGTGAAACGATTTGTGCCACTACGCTGTTCCCGACATTCATCGCCACCAGGAAGGAGCTGATGGATTTGTTGAGTGATTTAAG TTTGGATGAAAAGCTAGCCATCCTGACGCCGGAAAGTGTGGCGAACACTGCCGTCGAGGGAATGCTGCGTGGCTATCGGAGTATTTATGCTGCACCGTTTTTCATCCGATTATTCATGTACCTTTCTGA aTTACTTCCCAGTGCGTTGTCTGCACTGCTGATTGAAACAATTATGGGAGATGTGCCATCGCTGATGGATAGAACTAAGAGGAGCAAATGA
- the LOC118510098 gene encoding uncharacterized oxidoreductase YoxD-like isoform X1 — MATEEVPYFTNAETGYVPAKLAHRTSSFQPLSLFRFVLNHVIPDTVRFLVQLIPLILSGLVGLVVPSKRKSIHGHTALVTGGANGLGRALCLRLAQEGCHVAVVDIDLAGAQRTVEDVRLLGVKSEAFLADIANYEAVDRLRLEVESKLGPVDVLVNNAGLLAVLSLSEGKATDLERIINVNLLSHFWTIRTFVDGMKQRRRGYILAVSSILEFLTIFYFPSHQKGYIPMPRAVSYVATKFAVRGMMQALERELAMDGFGETICATTLFPTFIATRKELMDLLSDLSLDEKLAILTPESVANTAVEGMLRGYRSIYAAPFFIRLFMYLSELLPSALSALLIETIMGDVPSLMDRTKRSK; from the exons ATGGCTACCGAAGAAGTACCTTACTTTACGAACGCAGAAACTGGATACGTTCCGGCAAAGTTGGCCCACCGTACCTCCAGCTTTCAACCACTGAGCTTGTTCCGCTTTGTGCTAAATCATGTCATTCCCGATACGGTGCGATTTTTGGTGCAGTTGATCCCACTGATTCTAAGCGGATTGGTGGGGCTTGTGGTTCCAAGCAAGAGGAAATCTATCCACGGCCACACAGCCCTAGTTACCGGCGGTGCTAACGGTTTGGGCCGGGCGCTGTGTCTTCGGTTAGCCCAGGAAGGTTGCCATGTAGCCGTGGTCGATATTGATCTGGCCGGCGCGCAACGGACCGTAGAAGACGTGCGCCTGCTCGGCGTTAAGTCGGAAGCTTTTTTGGCCGATATTGCGAACTATGAAGCGGTGGACCGGTTACGGCTGGAGGTGGAATCGAAGCTTGGTCCTGTTGATGTGCTGGTCAACAATGCCGGCCTACTGGCAGTACTTTCACTCAGCGAGGGTAAAGCCACCGATCTGGAGCGCATCATAAATGTGAatctactgtcacacttctgg ACCATCCGTACGTTCGTCGATGGCATGAAGCAGCGCCGAAGAGGATACATTCTTGCCGTTAGTTCGATACTCG aatttttaacaattttctacTTCCCCTCCCACCAAAAAGGATATATCCCGATGCCTCGAGCCGTCTCCTACGTGGCTACGAAGTTTGCAGTCCGTGGGATGATGCAGGCACTAGAGCGCGAGCTTGCGATGGATGGGTTTGGTGAAACGATTTGTGCCACTACGCTGTTCCCGACATTCATCGCCACCAGGAAGGAGCTGATGGATTTGTTGAGTGATTTAAG TTTGGATGAAAAGCTAGCCATCCTGACGCCGGAAAGTGTGGCGAACACTGCCGTCGAGGGAATGCTGCGTGGCTATCGGAGTATTTATGCTGCACCGTTTTTCATCCGATTATTCATGTACCTTTCTGA aTTACTTCCCAGTGCGTTGTCTGCACTGCTGATTGAAACAATTATGGGAGATGTGCCATCGCTGATGGATAGAACTAAGAGGAGCAAATGA